The nucleotide window cttgaacccacaacctccaggagctgtgtgactgcgacactacctgctgcaccaccctctAAAGATTATGTCTATATGACTGGTGTCTTGTTTTTCAGGGTCCCCACAGTTCCAGTTAAGAATTTAAATGGGTCCAGTCCTGTTCACCCAGCACTTGCTGGTgagtttaaaattttaattaatgaatgaacggaaaaataaatgtaggtaGTAATCAGTGGGGGAAGTTTGGCCAGGCTCTACGGTGAAAAGAAACTTGATGCTTTAATTGATGTGTTGAGAATGAAAATTTACTTAGAACaaatgaggactaatgtaattATAAACAGCATTCTAATTAATAGGtacatgttattatttattccCTATTGTTGTTATAAACCATGGGGTGTTATGGACAATATAAAAAGCTCAGATATTCATGCTGAGGGTTTCAGTGTGTGACATGCTGTCTGATAAATGTTTCAGCTTTCAGTTTTTGTTCACTGACACCCAGATTTGATTTTTAGCAATCGTCAACATTTTagaaaaaagaggaaataaGTACAGGTGttgcttctttttttgtttatttttatatttgattgACAGGAATAACGGGCATCCTGATGAGTGCAGCTGGTCTTCCTGTGTGTCTGACCCGCCCACCCAAACTGGTGCTCCACCCCCCACCTGTCAGCAAGAGTGATATTAAGCCAGTGCCAGGCCTGGGCCACTGCTGCCGCAAGACCACCAAGAAACAAGCCCGCAAAGGTCCGGTGAACTACTGGAGATTATCAGACAGAAATAATTACAGAGTTTGGGATCAATTGTTGTAATATTAATCTTTCAACAacctttttaaatttcatgtgGAGAGAACCAattaaaatgctccaaaataatttaacatttattcatagtagaattacaaacaaaaatatacagtGTGTATTTTTTATGTCTTGATGCTGACTTTCACAAATCTGTTAACATTAACAGGCAGGACTCCAGAGGAAGTCGTGCGTCGATACTTGCAGAAGGTCCGCAACCCCCCAGATGAGGTACATCTCCAACTTTTCAGATCTGTTTCTGCAGCACAATGTGCTCTTCTGTTATCTTTTCTTTTCCGTTTGTTATGAGCTGTTCACAATCTGTCGTCTCCTGGCTCCTCTGCAGGATTGCACTATCTGCATGGAGGCTCTTGCAGGACCCTCTGGTTATAAAGGCCCTGGCGTGGGAGGTATTTCTCGGGCAGAGTCTGTGGGTCGTCTGTCTCAGTGCGGTCATCAGTACCACCTGCAGTGCCTGGTGGCCATGTACAACAATGGAAACAAAGACGGCAGCCTCCAGTGCCCCACCTGTAAGACTATCTATGGAGTAAAAACTGGTAACCAGCCTCCCGGCAAGATGGAGTACCATGTCATCCCTCACTCACTGCCTGGACACCCAGACTGCAAAACCATCCGCATCATCTACAATATACCCCCCGGCATTCAGGTATGACTCtgcttctctgtttttaaacCAGCTTGTGTCCAAGTATCATCAACACCAACCCCACAAATTGTGATAATCCATTTCATATCCCTTTTTAATAGTGCACTAACAATCAGTGTTTCTACCTCAGGGACCTGAGCACCCAAACCCTGGTAAACCCTTCACTGCTCGAGGATTCCCCAGACACTGCTACTTACCTGACAGTGATAAAGGCCGTCTAGTAAGTGTGCATTCATCTTTCTCCTATACAAGCACTATACTACTATTAGAAATGTCCGAGACTCCATATAGTTTCTGTCTTCATGGGGGATGAAATAATTTAGTTAAGGGGCCTCTGGTCCAATGGTCAAGAACTCGCAGGAAATGggtcatcctctctctctcagtcccagAGCATGAGATAATGTAATTAAGATCCATATGCCTTACCTTTAATTGAAAGGGATTTAGTGGAGATATGAGAGATGAGGGATGAGAATTGGCAAACTCTCTCTCCAGGCTCAATAGGAGCTGGCAAGACGCTGTTCTTTTGTGGCTAAAAATTTATTTACTACTTAAGACGTCTGCAGAGAAACGCCTTCATTCATCTTCACATCACAGCTGAGAAATAAACTATAGTCTATGAAAATGGTGTACACAAAATACATAATACAAAGGTGATTCACTCTGTATGTCACAAAATTGAAGAAAAACTTCAAAGACTAAGAATGTAGAACACAATTAGATGTGCATTTCCTATGATAAATTTAGCTGGAATGATGTCACTGTGCAGAAATATTAGGAGTGggttaaaacagaaaatgtctTCAGATATTAGATTTTAATTGAAGAATGTAATCCAATCAAACAAAGCTCTTGAATTAACAGTGTGGCACCTTTTTCAGCAATAAAGCATCAAGGCCATAAAAAATGATTTTCTGATCTTCCTGGGGAgaatatttaagaaaataattGCATTTAAATCACAAGCACAACAGTGGTTGTAAAAACctcacaattaaattaaaaaacaccCTTCAGCCTTAGTGCAAGTGCCTATGAAGCCCTTAAAACTGAAAGTAATTTAGAGCCACCAGGGTTAGAGCTCTGTTCTGTATCTTTGGAATGAACTATAGTGGATTTTGTGGTTGCAGACTAATGTTATCTTTGTGACTAAGGGCAGTCGGATactgttccagcatctagtctTTAAGGCACTGTATATGATTTGAATTCAATACACTTTGTAAAATTCAGTGAAGGTTTCCTCAtagtttgtttatgtaatgacaaAGGTCCAGTGTTCGTACCCAGATCTGGCTCTGCATATGACAAACAAAGGGGTTCAGACTGAGAAACACAATAAAGAATCTGAGTTGGATGGCCTTTGCCCTCCTGCCAAGTTCTAACATAAACAGCCGAGAAGCATTGATGGCGTCCAAAAACTCCATGGCCTTTTGTGTACCTTTTGTCACCTTACAATTAAACACCACCTTCCTCCCTTCAGGTGTTGAAGTTGCTGTTGGTTGCGTGGGACCGCAGGTTGATTTTCTCAGTGGGGACATCGAGCACCACCGGAGAGGCAGACACAGTCATCTGGAATGAAGTCCATCACAAGACAGAGTTTGGCTCCAACCTGACTGGCCATGGTTACCCTGATTCTGGACACCTGGACAACGTCCTTGAAGAGCTGCGGGCACAGGGTATCGCTGAGGAAGACTgtctgagagactgagagagaagaaagtgggggaaaaaaaaaaaaaagaagaggtgCCAATTTTGAATCCAGATCCAAAACCCTTTATTTCAACTggaatttttctctttttttggctGATGTTGTGAAACCTTGTGTTAAAGGAAATGGAAAGACTTGTAAAAGTCACTACTCAAATTCTTTTCTGTGATATCGACTCTCCTGCTGAGGAAGACGGTTTTAGCTTTTCGACCAGTTTTTAAACACGGCTGTTTCAAAGCTAGTTGGACCAACATACCAAGAAAGTGTGTTGGGACAAATTTATTATTGCTGGTGTCTGTTCAATAATGTAATGTCTCGTAGTTCTGTGAAGGGTACTTCAAACCAGAGGTACTTCTGTGCATGTAGGTATTTCATTCAGTGCAAAGTGGAAACCAGTACTTTTTTGTACAATCGAGGCCCCCTACATTTTGCTATGAAGCTCCAGTGGCAGTTTCAGACTGAATATGAATGTttactgccctctagtggcacTTTGATACATTCCATCCATACTCATTGTACGACAGTTTTATGTTCTCATTGCGTATGTTTTTCAGCACTGTTAGTTACAGTATGTTAATTACTTACGTTTATGCATATTCTATGCTACTTTAGTTCATGTTACAGAGTGAACAAATTAGAAGCCCATGTTGTGGCGCAGTTTTTGGGGATTGAAGCTAATCCAGGTTTTGTGGAGGACTGCTAATCCTGCCTTTAGGCATTAAAACTCCAACCACTTAAAGCATTAATCAGTATTAAACAAAATGTGGAGATAAGGGGTGATAACTTGGCTGTGAGCCAACCAGCAGCCCCAAACTGAGGATGAAGACAACTGCACGGCATGGCCACGTCCTTGCTGACCCGTTCACAGATGGCATGAGTGAAACCAAGTTTTAACATGATTAGACTTGCAACCGGAGGTTAGCCGTGCAACACACAGACCAGTGCTACAATTAATGATGTTTACAAcaatacagtctcttcttcggCTGTAGGACGGTACTGACTGACAGTTCAGACGTATGGAGGTTTGATGTCATAGCATAGATCTCCAGACTGTTTAAGGTTTGATCTTGTCATTCCCAGCAGTCTCCCAGGACAGATGATGTCTACCTGCCCACTTCTTTAGTTCTGCCCAGTTCTCAAACGTTCTCCGGTTGCTTTTCTAGTCGCTCCTTGGTAGGTCCATGATGGACAcgtttacaattttttttaagagAGTATCGCTGTCAAGacatttgtgcatgtgtgtacatGCAAATGTAAGCTTACATTTCTAGTTGAAGAATATTATGTGCTGTATGTGTTTTATGTACACATTTTCTTAATCAAAACATGTTCTTTCTAAGTGTGATGGCAAGTAAATGAGGCAAGCactcattctcttttttttcatttttaatttgttatacatctttaatttttttagtaTCGTCTTATGCGATTAGTTTATTCCTATTTTGTACTGTGaaattttactcatttattgcaCTTGTATTTTTTTCATGATAGTCACTATGATtataatggtttaaaaaaagaaaaaaaaaagacttctaCCAAGAGGAAGCTACAAAGAAAACCAGTCTACGGAGCTAGAACTATTGTTGCTGTGTAATATAAATCTGTACAAAATAACATGCATATTAAATAGCTGCTGGAATactgaatgaatattaaagaaAAGGGGTTAAAAAGATGCTCCTGGCCTTCTTTTTCATGAATGTAATGTGATTTCTAATTCTCTTTAATCCAAATCTGCTACATACGTTAATTCActgtacagtgatccctcgatTTTCGCGGGGGGTCTTGGAACGAATTTCCGCGacgtagaggaaagatattttcttatgtatttaacgagtatttggacttttaaaaccctccctgtactgttcacaacccaccctttgcattaaacagtcattcaaTAATGGGGGGGGTtgatgaggtcacgcccctcgctgctGTTGTAtacttagctgaacctatgtgtgctcttaggtcctttacacctttatttgctgcacaaaacatgggagtttatttttttaattcatccgagaacttacatttacgtttcggcatagctgctcgagatgagggtgggtacatgagctttgcctgactactgacgtgcagactgaccaattaaatgtttacagagaaggttatcgaccaataacggtagctctacggTCAGACCgcccaatcagaagattttaggctacttcaccacgcccccttctcactcaagcgaaccaatcggagtagaggagggcgggactagtttgtgaacgaaacttctcgaagttctatgtaagctctagaaaaacaaaatcccggacgtttgtgaaattccgcccggacatttttttcagtctaaaaaagaggacatgtccgggtaacagaggacgtctggtcaccctattcaataatgtttttctttaatagagtacatcctaagctgtgatttagcgtaagtacatttcactcggatgtggacatgaacaatacacgtactgtacgtaagaaatacttacgtttttcctagattttccctcaatatccgcgatatagcgtccataagcccccttgaaataacccgcgaagtagcgagggattaatgtatttacaaaaacagAGTAGTACAATTTCAATCAGGAAAAATGCAGTGAGACTTAACAGGTGATGACCCGAGTGGATAGGGTAGTACATGCAGGGTGTCTGAGGACAAAACATTGTctttttgggggtgggggtggtggagTTAAACCCCAGCAAGTGTTAATGTAGTTATTTGACATGAGGAAATAAAGACTTCTCTGTTTTGCCAAATTGCTGCTTTTatataattgtattaatttatttgccCTTCATCGCAGATTGAACATGCAGTGCCTTGGTGGAACAGATGGAACATTCTAGAAACTTCACAAATCTGATTTGGTTGGTTTTTATTTGCTCCAAAGGaatgattaaaataaagtaTCACAATGTTATTTTAGTAAAGTTAAACATAGCCTGAAAATTGGGGTGAAAATTGCTATTCCTCCAAAAGGGAGGCATGACAgaaaaagtttaaaaactaCAGATTTAACACAATGTCTTCAGTATTAGCAACGTTACTAGCTTTAGCGCACATTTCCGAGTCTGTGCAGAAACCTTAAGAGTACAGTGAATCTCTTGTATCATACAAACAATATCTGCTTTAAATAAAACCACCAGGATCGTCCATTTCTCTGAAACACCCAAGGGGTGACATCTGTTGAACATAAGGAAATCTTCTGTACTGTTCTCCCAGTAATAACCCCCCTTGGTCGTCTGAGATCTGAGATTACTCTATCAGGTGCTCTTAAACCAAGTCGCAATGTGCTGGCACTatgtgttttgatttttttcatgTATCAGAGTAAAGAATGTTTTCCAACTAGTTTTATTGTGAATCCACATGTTAATCTCCACTCACTGGTGGATAATTGGCTATAACACACTTCTTGTTAATTCCTACATGTACGAGATGTGTAGGATCTAGCGGCATAGTTTCAATGATATTAGGAAGGCTAGGGGCTATAAGAGCCGTTTAATTCCAAATCTTCAGCTTTCAGGTCTTCGTGGTTACCACCAATCAGACTGCGTACTCTCACGTCTGTTGCTAGGTTCTCTTCCCTGGCCCCTGGACTGCTTTTTCGCAGGGTAATTATTTTCTCCTGCTTTGCGATGAACCCACTAAACCCCTTATTATTCCCCTCCTGTAcggttttctttcttctgtctctctctcatacatcaAAATACAGTGCTCCTGCTGCTCTCCTTGGTGCCCCCACACACCCCTAATCCAGCCCCCCACCCCATGCAACCTGATCGACATCTTGGCCTTGTTTCACCTACAGCATCACCGTATGCTGTTTTAGCCCAAATACACTTTGCACCTGCTTTTATTCccccacagaatcactgaccacctcctgCTTCCTCATACGGCTCtgctgttttgtatttgttgtgCTCTCTGGTGTAGACCAAAGAAAGATGGATTCCCCCTTGGTTTAAGATTACAACCTGGAAGCACTAGGgtatctttttttccttttatttataaagGCAACATCTGCATATAGCACatgatttttaatgtgttttctttCCACATTACTTCAAATGTCCATCAAATATGATATTTAGCCAGGGGTGAACACCCTTTTAACTActaacatatatgtatatactcAGCTTAGATAttcctgttcctttaatatcTAAAGTCCACGACTTGAAACACTCCTAGGTGTATGTGGTTGTAACCTGAAACTTTACAGGTGGGGGTATGATGGGGGCTATCATTGCAGAGGAGTGGAGATGGTCAGGAAGGGGATGGGTGGGTTAGAAATTCTCAGACAATGCCTTCAGTGTCCACATGGTTAAGAACAGAGCAAACAAGATTTTAGAGTAAGCTGTAGCTTGGAGAGTCATGCTGTGTTTTACATGCTCCACTTTTGCTAATATATCTTATACAGGGCTCTGCACCCGTTCCCTCAAACACTGCAAAATGTGGAGAGCATATGCTTCTAAATACAGCTGCAGCTAGTCTCTCGGGTTGCGGTGCACTGACTCTGAATTCCAAACACATTTTGTAAGTGTCAGACAAGGAACTCTGTGCTCTAGCCTCCATTAAAagcttttaaacacattaaggttTGGCTTGTGTGGCCCAGAGCAAGGCGTGTTGCCAAGGTAACAGTTCACTCTGCTGCCCACAAGCCccctctctgccccccccccccccccggcccCTCAGGAGTCACATTTTTCATGCAGATTTTCTGGCCGCCCGACCCACTTCATTAGCTTTCTGCTAAAAGCTTTTTGTTACAGATCCGAAAGAGTGGCAGTGGGAAATAGTGGGGTGGAGGCGGTGTGGATGGATGGGGGAGGGGCTTGGTTGGTTGTTGCCAGGGCAACTTGACATCATGGTGACGAACTTCCCTCTTTAAAAGCTTTTAAAGCTGATTGCTTCAGCTCTCCAGGCCCCATTTTGATGCCTCTTAACTGAGTTAGAAGGGGGAAGGGCAGAACGTGTGGCCTGCCTCACAACACAAGCACCAGCTTGAAGAGGCTAAGGGAGAACAGGGGGAAGAAAAAGGCTTTTAAAAAGCTCACTGCACTAAAAGAATACTGCAACAAACCTGTTTGTACAACAAAACCCCTGAGATTTGGAACATGTCTGCTGAGGACTGTTTCAGTTACATGTTGCCGGGCTCAAACGAAAAGCACAGGAGAGCTCGTAACTGGACAGACTCAGAAATGAAAGGGCTTCTGTACATTTGGGAGGAATATGTCACTGAGCTCAAGAAGGCCAAGCGCAACGCTAAGATCTACGAAACAATGGCCAAACGACTCTACGAACTGACTGGAGAGCATCGGCATCGAGAGGAGATTAAGATGAAGATCACCAACATGACATTTCAGTACAGGCAAGTGTAAGGACTGTCACttttaaactattttaacactctCTATTTTAAGTCTGCATGAGAAGTTAAAATCCTTGTTTAACATGTGATTCATTATACGCAGGCCATTTAAAGCTAAGTGTATTTTAGTGTTATTCTAGGCAACTTAATAGCTTTAAACCTGGCCTGTTACATTCAATGCAAAAATGCTTGACTGCGGTTATTTTCAAGGGTCTTTAGTTATTAATGTTGTTTAGGTTTGTTAGCATTCACaagctaatatatatatatatatatatatatatatatatatatatatatatatatatatatgattctgTTGTAACAAACagaatatgtatttttatttgttgggttAATAAAGCCCCTTGTGGACCATGcactaaacatgagtgagtatgtatgtattgGTAGGCGAGTGAGTGAGGTATGAGGCAAGTTCTATGCAGTACTCTGCATCTAAAAGCATTAAGTCGGAGGCATTCGAACGTCTTTctccaaaaacatttttatgtgtCACTTAATTTTGAGTTATCTCCATTTTTGgggatttttaatttactacattaatttaattaattaaaggttTTCCCCTTCTCATTTAAAGTTGATGTTTTGggatatatatgtttttaattggacattgaTTTAATATATGCATACATacacagtagagagagagaaaggtgctAGTCAATCACTACAAGCTGGATCAGTTTGCAAAGTTTCAGAAATAGTCCTGTCATATGTAACGTTTCTCTTCATTTATACTTCACTCTAGGAAGTTGAAATACACAGCCGGTGGTAGCACTAGCATACCTGACTGGCCATACTACAAGTCCATTGAGAGAATTTTGTCCAAGGTGCCAGAGCAGACCCATATGAGCCCAGTGGACCCCCAGACTGCTGGGGCGTCCACCTCTCAACCTGAATCCTCACTGCATCAACCTGCTGCTTCAGTGTTAGGTTTCTTACCAGAGTACACAGGATCTTCAGAGGAGAGAGATGTCaaagaggaagatgaggaagATGGGACAGAGATCTCTGTGAGCTCCTTCGAATCCAGGTAAATTAGAGTTAACTGGTCATTTTCCATAGCATCATGTTTATGGTTAGCAATAAAGACTGACAAACATCAACATacccatttgtgtttgttttccactgACTGTGTTCTACACAGCCTACCTACTGCCAGTCTACTGCCTCACTACTGAGGCTGACAGGAGTTAACCCCAAAAGCCCTAAAATGAGGCTACATATATGAAATTGTTGAGGtagtaaataaaaagaaacatgaCAGCATTCATTACCCACATACCCCCGATTTAACTGCTGTTACCTTCACATGCTCTGTCATCCTAAATTCCATTGCACACTATGACAAAAACCATTGTGAATAAGCATGTAATTGAATGAACCACTactataataattcattcattcgttgtttggaaccgcttatccaattcagggtcacggtgggtccagagcctacccggaattactgggcgcaaggtgggaacacaccctggaggtggcgccagtctttcactgggcgacacacactcgcacattcactcacacactcacacctacggacacttttgagtcgccaatccacctaccaacgtggatttttggactgtgggaggaaaccggagcacacggaggaaacaggaagaaaacaccacactcctcacagacagtcacccggcggaaacccatgcagacacagggagaacacaccacactcctcacagacagtcacccggagaacacccacgcagacacagggagaacacaccacactcctcgcagacacagggagaacacaccacactcctcacagacagtcacccggaggaaacccacgcagacacagggagaacacaccacactcctcacagacagtcacccggaggaaacctacgcagac belongs to Hoplias malabaricus isolate fHopMal1 chromosome 9, fHopMal1.hap1, whole genome shotgun sequence and includes:
- the msantd1 gene encoding myb/SANT-like DNA-binding domain-containing protein 1 isoform X1, with the translated sequence MSAEDCFSYMLPGSNEKHRRARNWTDSEMKGLLYIWEEYVTELKKAKRNAKIYETMAKRLYELTGEHRHREEIKMKITNMTFQYRQVKLKYTAGGSTSIPDWPYYKSIERILSKVPEQTHMSPVDPQTAGASTSQPESSLHQPAASVLGFLPEYTGSSEERDVKEEDEEDGTEISVSSFESRSQPVKRRRASPVRLRRKKLRVMEAMLQEQRKMRHAVEETCREVRRVMHQQNFLQVQSLQLQDRMMNLLEKMIPNTANRPGQL
- the msantd1 gene encoding myb/SANT-like DNA-binding domain-containing protein 1 isoform X2, which translates into the protein MSAEDCFSYMLPGSNEKHRRARNWTDSEMKGLLYIWEEYVTELKKAKRNAKIYETMAKRLYELTGEHRHREEIKMKITNMTFQYRQLKYTAGGSTSIPDWPYYKSIERILSKVPEQTHMSPVDPQTAGASTSQPESSLHQPAASVLGFLPEYTGSSEERDVKEEDEEDGTEISVSSFESRSQPVKRRRASPVRLRRKKLRVMEAMLQEQRKMRHAVEETCREVRRVMHQQNFLQVQSLQLQDRMMNLLEKMIPNTANRPGQL